The genomic window GTGGGGGTCctggcgcccccctccccccacctcaggGATGCGACAGCGGGTATCTAAGGTCTTCTCTCGCTGCGACAGGAGAGGGCCCCTAGGAACAATGGTCCACTCTGTTACAATTGGGATATTTATTGAGTCTTGACTTCGTAGGTAATTTATAAGCTGTTTCGACCTGTGATGCACCTCCCCTGTACCTGGGAGGAACTGTGACCTGCTCTGACCTGGTGTCCTTCCCTCTGCAGGAGACCCGTGACCTGGGGGAGTTGATGCTGAGCCTGTGCTACCTGCCCACGGCCGGACGCCtcactgtcactatcatcaaGATGAGAAATCTCAGGGCCATGGACATCACAGGGTCATCAGGTCAGTTCCCAGGGCCTCAGGTCAGCCATGGACGTCACTGGGTCATCAGGTCAGTTCCCAGGGCCTCAGGTCAGCCATGGATATCACTGGGTCATCCGATCAGTTCCCAGGGCCTCAGGTCAGCCATGGACGTCACTGAGTGATCAGGTAAGTTACCAGGTCCTCAGGTCAGCCATGGACGTCACTGGATCATCATGGAAGTTCCCAGGTCGTCAGGTCAACCGGGGACACCGCTGGATCATCAGGTCAGTTACCGGGTCCTCAGATCAACCAAGGACACTACTGAACCATCAGGTTAGCATAAACGGGTCCTCTGATCAGTAAGGGTCACTACACAGTCCTGAGGTCTGTCAAAGACATCAACCTTTCAGATGAACCGGAGACATCAGTAACACTTATGGGACATCGGTAACACCTTGAGACATCAGTAACACTTATGGGACATCGGTAACACCTTAGGGACATATCAGACACCTTCATGCAAAGTCAGGTCCAGCATGACGCACATGAGGAGCCGATGGAAACCCAAGTAGGTTcagtgggttcgaaccctggcgcgcgcgcacacacacacaactgcctcCCAAACACTGACTTCTTTCCAACACTTACGTCTCGGACTTTCCTTGAGACTTACGATGTCTCGTCGTGTGCCCCCACAGATCCGTACGTCAAGGTGTGTCTGCTGTGCCAGGGACGACGcatcaagaagaagaagacgtcAGTGAAGAAGTCAACCCTGAACCCGGTGTACAACGAGGCACTCGTCTTTGACATCCCCAACGACAACATCGAGGACGTCACGCTCCTTGTCAAGGTCGTCGACTACgacaggtgaggtgtggaggtccTGGGTAAGGACGAGGGTCCTACAGGAGGGGGTACTATAGCTACGTGATGATGGAAGGGGGTCCTACAGGAGGGGGGTACTATAGCTACATGATGGAAGGGGGTCCTACAGGAGTGGGTACTATGGCTACATGATGGAAGGAGGTCCTACAGGAGTGGGTACTATAGCTACATGATGGAAGGGGGTCCTATGGGAGGTGGTGCTAATGCCACCGGAGGGGAAAGCCCTTGAGGAAAAAAGGCCAGAAGCCACAATGGGCAAAATCCTACTTCTTGACACTTGGCATGAAGGAAATTCTTGCATAATCTTACGTTAAAGTAGGTTCATCTAATCAATTACCCAACACAATATTCAAGGGACTCTGGAATATCATATAATATAATCTAGGTAATCAATTTCCCGGAAAGAGAATTTGACTGCTTGGATGATGGTACTTGTACCAAATGTTTAAAATAGCCAGTTGTAATCACTAAAATTTATTCCGTATTATTGGTAGCTTGGTAAGCATATAATTTTACGGGCACCACAGGCCTTATGTACGTGGTAGAAAATCATAACAACGGACTCCTAATACATTATGGCATTGTTTCTGGTGGGCActgataaaatataataatgatattctttcttaaGATAGCAGAGGTCTACAGTAGGGAGGGCTATGACTAACAAGGGAAAATGTGTGGTTAATCAACAATGAGGCTATAGTAGGGAGGGCTATGACGATCAAGGCACATGTGGTTAATGATAGTTAAAGTTGGTGAAGCATttctaaaaatcaagaaaaacctaTGAAATCCACACCCAACTTCCCCTTGCAGTCGAAAATTATCTTGAACACTATAGGTTCATCATTCAGGCCTTGTTAATGGATAAAACACCAATATGGGTGAACCAAATGGATGACACTGGTATCCCACATGCTTTACGAAGAGGCTCGAGTCGGGAGGGTAAAAATTTTCTCCTCAGAGAAATCCCTTCACTTATATATCTGGTACTCTTTGTTTATCCACATGAAATTCTCCACATTTTGGGTCTACTTTAATTGTCACAGCAGACCGCGTAAAAACTTACCATTTGTCGATAGTTAAAATAAGGAATGATAAATTACTTAGTATTATTCTCAAGAACCATTCTTGATGGCTTACACAGGATACATTACTTAATCACCTTTAAGGTTCCCGTTAAATACTAAATTCACTGATACGTTTCCTTTTAAGCTAAACATATTTGATTACAAGACAAGGTTGATTCATGTTACATTCcctggcagggttggtgatggtattACGTTACCCGGCAGGGTTGCTGATAGTATTGCGTTACCTAGCAGAGTTGGTGATAATGTTACATTACTTGCCAGGGTTGGAGATACTATTACGTTACCAGGCAGGGTTAGAACTAGTTACGTTACCTGGCAGGGTTAGAACTACTTACGTTACCTGGCAGGGTTAGAACTAGTTACGTTACCTGGCAGGGTTAGAACTAGTTACGTTACCTAGTAGGGATGATATTAATGTTACACCTTACCTGGCAGGGTTGGTGCTAATGAGCTGTTAGGCGTGGCGGTGATTGGGTCGCAGGTGATTGGTCCCGGCCGTGACCACTGGCTGGAGATGTTGGAGTGTCCTCGACGTCCCGTGACCCAGTGGTATCCTCTGGTGGAGAGTGTACCCGTCAATCTCGTTATGTCACCCACACACGTGCTGCCTCCACCACTCAACTGCTTCAACTCAACGTGAGCAATGAGCACTGTTGTCTGTCAACTCAAAGGGAGTGCATCTTTCTGGCTGATAATTGAGACTAGGACTTACCATGGTTTTAAAGAACTGATATTCATAATTTTCCTATTTACTCTCTGTCTACATGTTGGCTAATTGTTTTGAAGTTTTTCAAGAAGGATGatatattgtattatttataTCATTCGTATAATTTCTGCTCAGATGGATAGCAGATTTATATAATTCGTATAAATTCAAATCAGAAAGGTACTATAAACATTTGTATAAATTCACTTCGAAAGAACAACACTTATGTAAATTCAGTCTGTCTTAATTCAAACGTGTAACTAATCTTACAGGTGAAGCCATGTGGAGAACATTTGAGATGGTTTTTGAGTCTTCCACCCTCGGAAGATGTAACAACGTCACGTGGTCCTCCTGACCTGTCTCCTGGTCAAGTGTGACGCTACCAGTCCTCTGCAGGACAAAGTAGTAAGGAGTGCAGTTGCTACTTATTCTCACAAGACCAGGGTTATGGTGACCCGGGCAATGAACTTTTCCCCCCCTCATATCATGTTACAGACTTCAGTCTCTCTACCTGAAGGAAGTATCTTAAAAGACTTTATCTAGAGTGCTATGCAGTCTCCTTCATGACAAGATATCTGCTGCTTACATTAAATGGTCACAGTCTCTCTCACATCAAACAAGCGTCATGTCATGtgatcaaaaacaaaaaatactatATCTCTTTATATCAAGTTGCCTTTTGAAGCTTTGGGGCCACTCGCACAGAAAGACTTCAATTATATGTTACATCTCATGGGTCCACTACATGttaaatattaaatatataatcaTTGTCGTTTTACGTGCAGTGCAGTTTCCAGACTCCTATAGTTTTGGCTGCTGTGTGTTTGACTAAGGCTTTTGCATCTTTTTAGCAGGAACCTTCTTTGTTTTGTCCCTGAATTTCTTATGTATTCAATCAATGCATATTTTCTCCTCTCGTCTTCGTTTGTCATTCTACACATGTAGACCTCTAACTTTTTAGTCATTGTCTGAGCCATAACTATTCGGTTTCCTAACTTTTCCACTGCAGTTCTAATCAGTCACAACTTTGATTTACATTTAGGCTGTTCTACACCATTCTGTCTATTCTGGCTACGTCTCTCATCATTCATGTTATGTAGGAAGCTCCCCATGAAAAAGTGACATTCTACTGCCTACTGTAAGCATTATTAAGGGGTCTTACCATTCAAAATTTTTAGAAATGGTAATCAGACAATGTAAGTGACTAAATGTTGCTAGACTAATACTGAGTGCATATGTTAAACAACCATTTGATAAATATATGTTCTACATTACATCCATACTGCGTACGATCTGTGATTAATCATAATTTTTTTGATAGTTCACATCATACAAAATTCCATGTAATACTCTTGAAAATTTGTGATATTTGTTTATACACTTTTTCTTTTATGAAGAGAGGTAGTGATCACAAAGCTTTGATATTAGTTATTTGGTAGGAAGTATCTTAAATGTGGGAAAAGACAGAGCACCCAAATGTCTTGGGAGGAGTTTTCATGTCATCTCTTGATGTGATGAAGCATATATGATATAGATTTATACTGTATCACACCTAAGGTACCAATCTGTCCATACCTTCTCCAGTATTATAGCATTTGATAAAGAAAATCCTTTGGGTATTTCCTGCTCACATGAAATACTTACAGTCCATCAATACAACTGTGTTGCCTTAAGCTAAACCTCAGAACTCATTCATCAGTGTCTTAAAATGGAACAGTTCATTGAGGTGATACAAGGTGGATTCATATGCATTTTGCAGTGTTGAATCTGTAAGAAAATTATCATTTTGGTGCAAGGAGAATCTAAATTAGATTGACAATCACGACTAATTACAGTACCTTTGTGGCATTCATCAAGATAAGAATTGATAGCTTCAGTAAAATTATGAGCATTTATCCtattccctttccacatataacAGTACCTTTTTGTAATTAATCATGGGTGTGACACATTTTATTTTGTTCTATATTTATCAGTTCACAATATACATTGGAATATGTTGATATTAATGCATAGAATAACATTATGTATTACATGCTCCAGTAAGACAATAATCACCATGTTTTCCTTAATAAAATCGAAATGCTGTGATAAAATCTAACTATATAATGAAAGAAGTTAATTAAGTTGCGTAGACATTTGACTTGCAAGTAAGAAATTTTGTTCCAActcaaaaagttttgggaaattaataaatatattgaTGCATGCCACAGATACATTTCATCAATAAATACTTTACAAATTCATCTTCCCTAAATATCAGAATAAGTTAACATCATctcttactgttattattattattattatctgaatTTTTATCTTTACCAtgatttaatttctttttcagaAGTTCTACATTTTTACATCTCTTGAACACTAGTTACATCAATTTTCAAAATTCCTTTTTAGTTGACTgaatactgtattatcatgtcATGACACCATAACAGGAGCTATCCAgagattaaaaagaaagatacCATTTACATAGCCGCTTAAAATACAACCAACCATGTTTCCAACAAAAGGATCTATTAACATTTCTTTTGTTTAAGTACTTTCAGCACAGTCTTCATTTCTTTTAAGAGCCACAAGTTATACATAATTTACTTGGTTTTTGCTCTTGTAATCTTTACCAACAGCAGTGATCAAACAGAGAAAATCACCCTCATAAGTTTTCTGCCAAAGAGAAAATCATGTTGATAATTGGTACAGAACttagtttttcattttctttcagtcaTATACCAAAGCGTAATTGTTAAACTTGAATACTTGTGAGAGATGCTTGAAATGAGACTGTGCTGAAAGGCACCATTCTCTCCAAGTGAGAGCAAATAGTGGTTGTGGTTTAAAAGAGAGTAACCAGTGTTACTGAACTAGAGTAACGTAAGTTTTTTCAGCTTATTAGTttagttttatttttcatatttactaGCCTCTGGCATGCGAATTGGACTATCATAAAACTAGTTTCTTTATTAGCAAAAATCAAGCTTTTATATATTCTAAAAAGTTTTGTAACAATGAACAACTAATCTTAATTCAGAGCAAAACAAACTTCTAACATTATAATTCATTGGAAGGTtagagaaaaaagattttgagtgattgggatcttaacattcaggagagtgaaaggcgtgcatgggatagagtgaattggaacagtgtggcatacagggggtgatgtggtcattagactgaaccagggcatgtgaagtggttggggcaaaccatggaatggGAATAGTTTGTGGGGCCACTTTAGGGATAGGGGACTGTGATattggtgcattgcatatgattgatagagaatggatatgagcatatACAGCCTTTCTTCAGCTAttgctagcactaccttgctaacgagaaTCAGCAgacaagtaagtatgaatatacatgcatttttttctgtttgcattacacatgacagctagagaatgacagAGCAGATTTGACctttttttgtctgcttcctgcgctacctcacttacgcaGGGGGTGGCAGTATTGTTTCGTGgagcagggtggtgctgggaatggatgagggtgagCACATATGGTatgagacatatatacatacatattatatacatcgccagacagtatgaattatgtacatgtgtatatatgtatatgtctgtgtgtgtatatatatgtgtacattgagatgtataggcatgtatatttgcatgtgtggacgtgtatgtatatacatgtgtatgtgggtgggttgggccattctttcgtctgttttcttgcgctacctcactaacgcgggagacagcgacaaagtaaaataaataaatgaataaataaatattatattcatatatatttttttattacatttattacacttagtcgctgtctcccacagtagcgaggtagcaataggaaacagacaaaagaatggcccaacccacccacatacacatgtatatacataaacgcccatacttgCACATACACGTACTTATATacttcagcatatacatacacagacatatacatatatacacatgtacatatccatacttgctgccttcatccattcctgtcgccaccccgcaacacatgaaatggcaccccctccccccacgtgcgcgcgaggtagcgctaggaaaggacaacaaggccacattcgttcacactcagtctctagctgtcatgtgtaatgcaccgaaaccacagctccctttcatccatcatcattatacttgatcgctgtttcccgcatcagtgaggtagtgctaggaaacacacgaagaatgacccatccactcatatacgcatatatatacttaaacgttCATACATATACctaacaacatatacacatgtacacatcgaTACCATATATATCTTACCAGAAGTAAATGGTTCAAGAGAACTTCTGACAAATAACAGCAATCAGTATAAGTAATAAACATGGGTGAACTCTCATTATGTTATACGGACCTGCGTCATCTGTTGTTGAATACATCAACATAAAAAATGAGTAAAATCTGAGCAACTAATTGTGTTCTGCTTTCTCTCTGAGTATTCATACATTCACAACTGTTTTGTACTTAATGTTGAAGTACCTTGCAATTGATAATGTGTTATGGTAATTTGTATTCATCAACTGTACAGTTTTCTTACATTTATTTGTATTTCCATCTGTCAAAACTGCATCATTCATTGTGAACTATGGGTGTAATGTAGAGTAAGTAGAAATTAGTACTAGGGACAAACTCTTCAGACTCTTTAAGAAATGTTGTAGTTTTATGTAAGACAGATCTATGTTATTTTTGTGAAATGCTTATCTGTCAATGTATACCACAATTTTTATGATAAATcaactatgataatgatacttaAGTATAGTATATGTAGTATAACCAATACTCTGTCTCCTAGCAACATAAGAGTGAAGATTTTTCTGCTGGCAGAGAAGGTCATAGACTGTGTTGTATTTTTATTAGGAATATAAGTAAATATGTACATTAGATTATTTAATATTAATTTTCATTTAATATAGgggaaatatataatatttttgtcTACTGTCtgtaagaaaagtatatatattctatggtgATACCAATGTCTTGGAATGTTCACATGTAAATGTGTAGGGCAAAGCTGAAAAGTCCGCCTTCCAGATTAACACACCCAGAGTTGAGGAATTACATCGACTGAATGGTAGAAGTATTAATGGTATGTTTTAATACATGTATTGTGAATTGTAAATGGATATAAAAGCATGTTATATGTAAAATGGAAATGCAGTCAAGTAAAGTGTTATGATTCTATGTGTTGTTGTAAGTGTGTCTCGAATAACATTCACGCTAAATGTTCACTGGATTGTGCAACCGAACATCATCGATGGTGCCATTCTCAAGTTAAGTTGGATGacaaatatttttcttcatatgttaCACAGGATAATAATGAATCCAGCAGTACTGTGAATGACAccaatgttcagtgttgtaatgagCCTGTACAGGAAGTAATGCCATTCGTGCTGGTAAAGCTCTGAACCATTTCTCGTACAATGTACTCTTGTGCTCATGCTTGCCTTGTTACTTATTCCTTCACAATTTCATACCACACTAATTCATTCTGGGCATGCATATGTCAGCTAATGAAGAGTAATGTTTGACAACCAAGCTGCTATGTAAGTTTGCTAGAAGGCTAATTGAAGGCTTTTTCTAGCTTAAGTAAAAACATCAGTGATACAGGAGATTATGCCATATAGAATACTGGGGTATTATAAATAGATGAAAGGTTAGGATGTCCTCCATTGGCTGACTAGTGCAAGTTAACCTTCCATTTCATAAACATTGTATATTTTTGTAACTTTTCACTTCCTGTAATCATTCATTGATAAAGAAATGTAAAATTAGTCTGTGGTAAATAAAAATTTGTGTAGTAAGTGTACATTGAGTAATTACCCTTAGATTGAAAAATGCTGTAACAACCTTCAACAAGGTGGCTGTGTCTTGTTTTAAGTATATCTTTACACTCATTCTTCAACTACATTTAAAATTTTACTCAAAAGTTTATGCTCAGTTTATATATGAGGTGATGTAGTTATCATGTATTGGCTCCTGATCTGGTCACCTGGTTGTCTTATTGTCCTGCTTAATATAATTCTATTTTTTTACATGGAGGCTGTTATAGATAGTGGAGTACCTAAAATTGGATGATTTCATactacatattttcattctcataGTAACTTATTGGTTAGTCACCCAGTCAAGAGAAATTCGACAAACATGTGCCCCATTccctttattttatatttttcttttctttttctttcaaactattcgccatttcccgcattagcaaggtagcgttaaaaacagagaactgggcctttgagggaatatcctcacctggcccccttctctgttccttcttttgaaaaattaaaaaaaaataatgagaggggaggatttccagccccccgctccctccccttttagtcgccttctacgacacgcagggaatacgtgggaagtattctttctcccctatccccattttaTATTTATCCTCTGATTTTCACCAACCATGTGATAGACCAACTCATGAGTTTTTCTctgatgagtatatatatatatatatatatatgtgtgtgtgtgtgtgtggtggttttacTGACCATGGCAATTAGACTGTGTGGGCTCTTCCTGTACTGAATAAAATCTGCTGATTCAGGAGCTAGAAGAGTAGACAATAACAGCAGTAATTCATATCAATGGAAAAAGTAGAGAATGACAATGAGAAGAGTATTTTGtaatttttgaggatgtgaaaaTTAGCAGGAACTGCAACATGGTAATTACAAGGAAGAGCAGGGTGAGAGAAGAAGAGGCACTGCAGTATATGCTAATACTTCTGTTTTGAAGAGAAACAATTAATCAAGTTCAGGGAGTTCATGGAAATATGATTATGTTCTAAATGAAAAGTACAATTGCAAACCATTATTTACAAAGGAAAACCATCACTGTTGTCGTAATTACCCTTAATATCTGGTTAATTAAATAGAAGTCTTACATTCCATACTTTAATTTACAAGATTTGAACTGTACCAGCTTAGTCTATGACTATATATAAGACACATCAAATATAACTAATTCTTACCTATAAAAAGACCATTACTCAATACACACATAAAAATAACATTTTCATACACAGTACTTCATTCACATATGACAACCAGCATTCCCTTAAAAAGAACACTAAATTAAGGAGCATCTTTAGTACTGTACATTATAAAAATCTCTTCGGCAGCAATTTGTTAAATAAAAAAAGCACCAATTCCTTGAGTAAAATCTCGATACTAGTTCACCAGAGAAAAACAGAACACCAAAATTGGAATGTACAGAGAATTCACTAATATAGGGAATATCCTGACAAACATTACCCAATTAGATATGCCACAAACACCCTGAGTGCCCTATAGATCAAGCAGAATTTCCTATGAAACACACATTGCTGCCTAAATTAAGATCAAAGTGACTCCAAGTCCGGTGGAAGGGGAATATTTTTCTGGTTGGCAAACTTTTTCAATGCTTCGTAATTCTGATAGAGTCTGTCAATTTCTGTTCTCATACTAAGGTTGTCATTTACTAATTTGTCAATATCAACTTGTTCTGTTGTCCGTTCTGATTCCAATTCATCCTTTTGCTCTATTCTCTTTATGCGACAGCTgttggaaaaagaaaacatacatTAAGAGTGGCTGCAAAGGAAGCCAGCTGCATGTTCATCAATCTTTTTAAAATGTACGACCAAAAATTGTAACCTCTACTTCCTATAAATCCCAATAGCATCCCTACCTGCTCATGACATAAATAAACTCAGAACAGGGCTATATTTACCATGGTCACTATACAATACTAAGTTGAAAGACTCTTTCACTGTTAATTTCACAGTCTCTAAAACTACAGTATGTAGCCTAAGTGTACAAGCAAATCTGTAATGAGAAATATGTCAAACATGAGAACATTACAAGTGATAGTGAAATATAATATCTATGGAAATTAAACATCTAACTGATGTGTTTTAACAAAATGCTGGTGCTGTATTACCTCAACCTTAAAATCTTTTCAAATATCTTTAAAAGCATACAGTCATCTCTATCTTCATACAGTATGTCTGTGATAGGTTTACTTCTTTACATACATAAAACTGAAAGACAAGTAGAAAAAATGCACATATACAATTATGTGTAACTGGAAATATGTGTTACTGTGGAGAGTGACCCCTGGTGATTGCTAACTGCTAGAGTGGCCCTTTCCAACAATTCACTTCACTCACAACTAGCTATACATCCATAGCATTATGATGCAGGAAGAATGTGGCCTAAGAAGTAACCTCAGGGCCTTGAACATATCCTTGCTTTTCATGTCCTTGTTAATAAATTCTGAAACTTTCTGGATAGGATCTGGGAACTCACTGAAGATCTCCACACTTGTTTCAAATGTTTACAAAGAGTTAGTGAACTTAAAAAAACTGCACAAAAACTCTGACCCAAAGAAAGGTAAAGCTGAGTGAAATATTGAATTGTGGGCAAACAAAAGAGATAAAACCTTCAGTGAACTTGCATGGATGGATATTCAAGCAAGAACAATCTATGAGTCAGAGGAACCTCAGAATTCTGCCTTTCTTACAGTGACTCACCTTACCAACCATGGCCATTTAGGCTACAGTTTTCCTCCAAGCTATAACGAAAATTATATTCACTGTTGATTTAGTAATGTATATAGTCTCATAAACACAGTATTTAAACTATCCTCAGCAGTATGTTTATGAAAACAATTGGTATGACTAGAACTCTAGCACCTGAGTCCATTAAACCATGAGCATTCAGTATAATTATcctatataaaataaatatcatGAAGAAAATTCTTTTTCGACAGAAACTGATCTCAGTCATGTTCCATACCTGTAGGTGAATAAAATTTCAAAATTATACTCTAAAAAAGTTTAGAAGGAAAAAACTCCTAAAGATATCAGATGTTCATAtgtcaaaggaaaaataatgaaGTGGGAAGGTGAATAGAATGATAGCAGGATGCATATTATCATCAATTCAGTTTCACTAACTCCAGTTCCATTTCCAAGAAGTAAATCACGTGCATTTAGGCATAAATTTTTGTAAGAATTAACTCTAAAGAACTGGATCCCCAATCCCACAGGCAGAcaaaaggcacagaggcctaatTTCCTATGTGCAGATTTTTAAGTGAATAGAGCAAATGGAAATGGAAGACAAAAGAAGGCCCTACACAACCATGATGTGGTAAAATCTTACTGTGTGGAAGTTTTTTCCCCAGTCACTCTCATGCATAGAGAAAACCTAAATGTGCACTCATAAAAGTTGATTATCAAACAACATGACTTCATTATCT from Panulirus ornatus isolate Po-2019 chromosome 58, ASM3632096v1, whole genome shotgun sequence includes these protein-coding regions:
- the LOC139766502 gene encoding transcription factor MafK-like isoform X6, whose amino-acid sequence is MERRTVKEPPLSPPPCDISDDELVSISVRDLNRQLKLRGLCREDIIKMKQRRRTLKNRGYAASCRIKRIEQKDELESERTTEQVDIDKLVNDNLSMRTEIDRLYQNYEALKKFANQKNIPLPPDLESL
- the LOC139766502 gene encoding transcription factor MafK-like isoform X7, with translation MERRTVKPPLSPPPCDISDDELVSISVRDLNRQLKLRGLCREDIIKMKQRRRTLKNRGYAASCRIKRIEQKDELESERTTEQVDIDKLVNDNLSMRTEIDRLYQNYEALKKFANQKNIPLPPDLESL
- the LOC139766502 gene encoding transcription factor MafK-like isoform X9, producing MMPPLSPPPCDISDDELVSISVRDLNRQLKLRGLCREDIIKMKQRRRTLKNRGYAASCRIKRIEQKDELESERTTEQVDIDKLVNDNLSMRTEIDRLYQNYEALKKFANQKNIPLPPDLESL
- the LOC139766502 gene encoding transcription factor MafK-like isoform X8 encodes the protein MMEPPLSPPPCDISDDELVSISVRDLNRQLKLRGLCREDIIKMKQRRRTLKNRGYAASCRIKRIEQKDELESERTTEQVDIDKLVNDNLSMRTEIDRLYQNYEALKKFANQKNIPLPPDLESL